The following coding sequences lie in one Lolium perenne isolate Kyuss_39 chromosome 2, Kyuss_2.0, whole genome shotgun sequence genomic window:
- the LOC127336080 gene encoding helicase-like transcription factor CHR28 isoform X1 → MVDDTDPSHRFIGNMEIIDLCSDGEDDTKPCSDGEVITHLGLVRKQNIGSDDLSDSVDRSLVLFNTPFGKNNDKQPISLDDDDWLKSTHAASASFNTPFGKNNDKKPISLDDDDWLKSAHTSSSYRSPAVSSHRIYPLSSSLVMLHDSPYSDSLKILTDNDDDDIYMYSAQPQSFPTRHSSVSDNGVKDEPNYFGRSAANGGGMFSSSMPFASGCQKVETDSDDDDVYEYEGPSSHTTFPSSMNSVDGTEGFNGFGTQSHPNVESRPSGRDERSIYEEALQHISQETKEEDLPEGVMSVSLLKHQKIALAWMLSKENSSHCPGGILADDQGLGKTISTIALIQKERAQQSNFMSADSDRKSSVSLDLDEDDTMIMNKKEIKGEPSDTLSSNFELCAGRSGTPVNRMAKAVKVEPKKKTGMKLPSSASTLRSATRPSAGTLVVCPASILKQWASEISAKATESSKLSVLVYHGGSRTTDPTELAKYDVVITTYTIVGHEVPKQDSDDDMDEKKSEKYGICPDFAAGNKRKLPKETKKKANKKKKLNSSDADIEGGPLARVRWFRVVLDEAQTIKNHRTKSARACCGLRAKRRWCLSGTPMQNTIDDLYSYFRFLKYEPYSVYGSFQSMIKNPISKGSKQGYKKLQTVLKIVLLRRTKETLLDGEPIIKIPPKTIELKKINFTQEERYFYLALEEGSRQKFKKFAVAGTIKQNYANILVLLLRLRQACDHPYLLKDDNHANLTNPASIEMAKQLPREIVTNLLEHLEVRHPTCCICAKWRSEKEKEPPENAVITTCCHIFCYECVLESLSEEEVCPVCKQKLSAEFVFSRPVLRLCLSDELESYESSAAAADESSAAADESSPICEKSYISSKVQAAVDTLNLIFNTPALTDSDSIESSPSKVAPSKAIVFSQWTGMLDVLELSLNSNLINFRRLDGSMSLDVRGAAVEEFKTDPEVRVMLMSLKAGNLGLNMIVACHVIMLDPWWNPYAEDQAVDRAHRIGQTQPVTVTRFTVNETVEDRILALQAKKREMVESAFGEKSGGIATRLTVEDLGYLFNV, encoded by the exons ATGGTCGACGACACGGACCCTAGTCACAGGTTCATCGGCAATATGGAGATCATTGACCTGTGTTCAGATGGTGAAGACGATACTAAACCGTGCTCAGACGGTGAAGTCATCACTCATTTGGGCTTAGTCAGAAAACAAAATATTGGTTCTGATGATCTTAGTGACAGCGTTGACCGTTCTCTTGTTTTATTCAACACTCCTTTCGGCAAGAACAATGATAAGCAACCAATCAgtttggatgatgatgattggttAAAAAGCACACACGCTGCATCCGCTTCATTCAACACTCCATTCGGCAAGAACAACGATAAGAAACCAATCAgtttggatgatgatgattggttAAAAAGCGCGCACACTTCATCCTCTTATAGATCCCCGGCTGTTTCATCACACAGGATCTATCCTCTCTCAAGTTCCTTGGTGATGCTACATGATTCCCCCTATAGTGACAGCCTGAAGATTTTGACTGATAATGATGATG ATGATATCTATATGTATTCGGCTCAGCCTCAATCATTTCCAACCAGGCATTCATCAGTGAGTGACAATGGGGTCAAGGATGAGCCTAATTATTTTGGAAGAAGTGCTGCTAATGGAGGTGGGATGTTTTCTTCATCAATGCCTTTTGCTAGTGGCTGCCAGAAGGTCGAAACTGATAGCGATGACG ATGATGTCTATGAATATGAAGGACCGAGTTCACATACGACCTTTCCTTCGTCAATGAATTCAGTTGATGGTACTGAAGGGTTTAATGGATTTGGCACACAAAGCCATCCAAATGTAGAAAGTAGACCTTCTGGTCGTGATGAAAGATCTATATATGAAGAAGCCCTACAG CATATCAGCCAGGAAACAAAGGAAGAAGATCTGCCTGAAGGTGTTATGTCAGTATCACTCCTTAAGCACCAG AAAATAGCATTAGCTTGGATGCTCTCCAAGGAGAATAGTTCACATTGTCCAGGTGGAATTTTAGCGGATGATCAG GGGCTTGGGAAGACAATATCCACTATTGCACTTATACAAAAGGAGAGGGCTCAGCAGTCTAACTTCATGTCTGCTGATTCCGACCGTAAAAGTTCTGTCTCATTAGACCTTGATGAGGATGATACAATGATAATGAACAAGAAGGAAATCAAGGGTGAACCCTCAGATACGCTTTCCTCCAATTTTGAGCTCTGTGCTGGTCGGTCAGGGACTCCTGTTAATAGAATGGCCAAGGCTGTTAAAGTTGAGCCCAAGAAGAAGACCGGAATGAAATTACCATCCTCTGCATCAACCTTGAGGTCTGCTACAAGACCATCTGCAGGAACACTGGTGGTCTGCCCAGCTAGTATTCTTAAGCAGTGGGCTAGTGAGATCTctgccaaggctactgaaagttccaAATTATCTGTTTTGGTTTATCATGGAGGTTCAAGGACTACAGATCCAACTGAGTTGGCAAAATATGATGTTGTCATTACCACATATACTATTGTAGGCCATGAAGTGCCCAAGCAAGACTCTGATGATGATATGGACGAAAAGAAAAGTGAGAAGTATGGGATTTGTCCAGATTTTGCTGCTGGCAACAAAAGAAAACTGCCAAAAGAGaccaagaaaaaggcaaataagaaAAAGAAACTTAACAGTTCAGACGCTGACATTGAGGGTGGCCCACTTGCCAGGGTACGATGGTTTAGAGTTGTGCTTGATGAAGCTCAAACAATAAAAAATCACCGGACTAAATCAGCTAGAGCCTGTTGTGGACTGAGAGCAAAAAGGAGATGGTGCTTATCGGGTACACCTATGCAAAATACAATCGACGATCTCTATAGTTATTTCCGCTTTTTGAAGTATGAGCCGTATTCTGTATACGGATCGTTCCAGTCGATGATAAAGAACCCAATTTCTAAAGGTTCAAAGCAGGGATATAAGAAACTCCAAACTgtcttgaagatagttctgctgcGGCGCACAAAAG AAACACTACTTGATGGAGAACCAATCATAAAAATACCTCCAAAGACAATCGAGCTGAAGAAAATAAATTTCACACAAGAGGAGCGATATTTCTATTTGGCACTTGAAGAAGGTTCGCGGCAAAAGTTCAAG AAATTTGCTGTTGCTGGGACGATAAAACAAAACTACGCAAACATTCTTGTATTGCTGCTGCGGCTTCGGCAGGCTTGTGATCACCCTTATCTTCTGAAGGATGATAATCATGCAAATTTGACCAACCCGGCTTCCATAGAAATGGCAAAACAGCTTCCTAGGGAAATAGTGACAAACTTGCTGGAACATTTGGAAGTACGGCATCCAACTTGTTGCATATGCGCG AAGTGGCGATCGGAAAAAGAAAAG GAGCCACCTGAAAATGCTGTTATAACAACATGCTGCCATATTTTCTGCTATGAATGTGTACTTGAAAGCTTGAGTGAAGAAGAAGTCTGCCCCGTTTGCAAACAGAAATTAAGTGCTGAATTCGTTTTTTCACGTCCAGTATTAAGGCTCTGTCTCTCTGATGAGTTGGAGTCTTATGAATCATCTGCAGCAGCAGCAGATGAATCATCCGCAGCAGCAGATGAATCGTCCCCAATTTGTGAAAAGAGTTACATATCCTCAAAGGTCCAGGCTGCCGTCGACACACTTAACTTAATCTTCAACACACCTGCCCTTACTGATAGTGATTCTATCGAATCAAGTCCTAGCAAAGTAGCTCCTTCTAAGGCAATAGTCTTCTCCCAGTGGACTGGTATGCTGGACGTGTTGGAGCTTTCACTGAATAGCAATCTTATAAACTTCCGGAGGCTTGATGGGTCAATGTCCCTCGATGTCCGAGGAGCAGCAGTGGAGGAGTTTAAGACTGACCCAGAG GTAAGAGTAATGCTCATGTCCCTGAAGGCTGGTAATCTTGGTCTAAACATGATAGTGGCTTGCCATGTGATTATGCTTGATCCCTGGTGGAACCCTTATGCTGAGGACCAGGCAGTTGACAGAGCTCACAGAATTGGTCAGACCCAGCCTGTGACTGTCACTCGTTTTACCGTTAATGAGACAGTGGAAGATCGTATTTTAGCCCTCCAG GCGAAAAAGAGAGAGATGGTGGAATCCGCTTTCGGCGAGAAATCTGGTGGCATTGCAACTCGGCTCACCGTAGAAGATCTCGGGTATCTCTTCAACGTATAG
- the LOC127336080 gene encoding helicase-like transcription factor CHR28 isoform X2 codes for MVDDTDPSHRFIGNMEIIDLCSDGEDDTKPCSDGEVITHLGLVRKQNIGSDDLSDSVDRSLVLFNTPFGKNNDKQPISLDDDDWLKSTHAASASFNTPFGKNNDKKPISLDDDDWLKSAHTSSSYRSPAVSSHRIYPLSSSLVMLHDSPYSDSLKILTDNDDDDIYMYSAQPQSFPTRHSSVSDNGVKDEPNYFGRSAANGGGMFSSSMPFASGCQKVETDSDDDDVYEYEGPSSHTTFPSSMNSVDGTEGFNGFGTQSHPNVESRPSGRDERSIYEEALQHISQETKEEDLPEGVMSVSLLKHQKIALAWMLSKENSSHCPGGILADDQGLGKTISTIALIQKERAQQSNFMSADSDRKSSVSLDLDEDDTMIMNKKEIKGEPSDTLSSNFELCAGRSGTPVNRMAKAVKVEPKKKTGMKLPSSASTLRSATRPSAGTLVVCPASILKQWASEISAKATESSKLSVLVYHGGSRTTDPTELAKYDVVITTYTIVGHEVPKQDSDDDMDEKKSEKYGICPDFAAGNKRKLPKETKKKANKKKKLNSSDADIEGGPLARVRWFRVVLDEAQTIKNHRTKSARACCGLRAKRRWCLSGTPMQNTIDDLYSYFRFLKYEPYSVYGSFQSMIKNPISKGSKQGYKKLQTVLKIVLLRRTKETLLDGEPIIKIPPKTIELKKINFTQEERYFYLALEEGSRQKFKKFAVAGTIKQNYANILVLLLRLRQACDHPYLLKDDNHANLTNPASIEMAKQLPREIVTNLLEHLEVRHPTCCICAEPPENAVITTCCHIFCYECVLESLSEEEVCPVCKQKLSAEFVFSRPVLRLCLSDELESYESSAAAADESSAAADESSPICEKSYISSKVQAAVDTLNLIFNTPALTDSDSIESSPSKVAPSKAIVFSQWTGMLDVLELSLNSNLINFRRLDGSMSLDVRGAAVEEFKTDPEVRVMLMSLKAGNLGLNMIVACHVIMLDPWWNPYAEDQAVDRAHRIGQTQPVTVTRFTVNETVEDRILALQAKKREMVESAFGEKSGGIATRLTVEDLGYLFNV; via the exons ATGGTCGACGACACGGACCCTAGTCACAGGTTCATCGGCAATATGGAGATCATTGACCTGTGTTCAGATGGTGAAGACGATACTAAACCGTGCTCAGACGGTGAAGTCATCACTCATTTGGGCTTAGTCAGAAAACAAAATATTGGTTCTGATGATCTTAGTGACAGCGTTGACCGTTCTCTTGTTTTATTCAACACTCCTTTCGGCAAGAACAATGATAAGCAACCAATCAgtttggatgatgatgattggttAAAAAGCACACACGCTGCATCCGCTTCATTCAACACTCCATTCGGCAAGAACAACGATAAGAAACCAATCAgtttggatgatgatgattggttAAAAAGCGCGCACACTTCATCCTCTTATAGATCCCCGGCTGTTTCATCACACAGGATCTATCCTCTCTCAAGTTCCTTGGTGATGCTACATGATTCCCCCTATAGTGACAGCCTGAAGATTTTGACTGATAATGATGATG ATGATATCTATATGTATTCGGCTCAGCCTCAATCATTTCCAACCAGGCATTCATCAGTGAGTGACAATGGGGTCAAGGATGAGCCTAATTATTTTGGAAGAAGTGCTGCTAATGGAGGTGGGATGTTTTCTTCATCAATGCCTTTTGCTAGTGGCTGCCAGAAGGTCGAAACTGATAGCGATGACG ATGATGTCTATGAATATGAAGGACCGAGTTCACATACGACCTTTCCTTCGTCAATGAATTCAGTTGATGGTACTGAAGGGTTTAATGGATTTGGCACACAAAGCCATCCAAATGTAGAAAGTAGACCTTCTGGTCGTGATGAAAGATCTATATATGAAGAAGCCCTACAG CATATCAGCCAGGAAACAAAGGAAGAAGATCTGCCTGAAGGTGTTATGTCAGTATCACTCCTTAAGCACCAG AAAATAGCATTAGCTTGGATGCTCTCCAAGGAGAATAGTTCACATTGTCCAGGTGGAATTTTAGCGGATGATCAG GGGCTTGGGAAGACAATATCCACTATTGCACTTATACAAAAGGAGAGGGCTCAGCAGTCTAACTTCATGTCTGCTGATTCCGACCGTAAAAGTTCTGTCTCATTAGACCTTGATGAGGATGATACAATGATAATGAACAAGAAGGAAATCAAGGGTGAACCCTCAGATACGCTTTCCTCCAATTTTGAGCTCTGTGCTGGTCGGTCAGGGACTCCTGTTAATAGAATGGCCAAGGCTGTTAAAGTTGAGCCCAAGAAGAAGACCGGAATGAAATTACCATCCTCTGCATCAACCTTGAGGTCTGCTACAAGACCATCTGCAGGAACACTGGTGGTCTGCCCAGCTAGTATTCTTAAGCAGTGGGCTAGTGAGATCTctgccaaggctactgaaagttccaAATTATCTGTTTTGGTTTATCATGGAGGTTCAAGGACTACAGATCCAACTGAGTTGGCAAAATATGATGTTGTCATTACCACATATACTATTGTAGGCCATGAAGTGCCCAAGCAAGACTCTGATGATGATATGGACGAAAAGAAAAGTGAGAAGTATGGGATTTGTCCAGATTTTGCTGCTGGCAACAAAAGAAAACTGCCAAAAGAGaccaagaaaaaggcaaataagaaAAAGAAACTTAACAGTTCAGACGCTGACATTGAGGGTGGCCCACTTGCCAGGGTACGATGGTTTAGAGTTGTGCTTGATGAAGCTCAAACAATAAAAAATCACCGGACTAAATCAGCTAGAGCCTGTTGTGGACTGAGAGCAAAAAGGAGATGGTGCTTATCGGGTACACCTATGCAAAATACAATCGACGATCTCTATAGTTATTTCCGCTTTTTGAAGTATGAGCCGTATTCTGTATACGGATCGTTCCAGTCGATGATAAAGAACCCAATTTCTAAAGGTTCAAAGCAGGGATATAAGAAACTCCAAACTgtcttgaagatagttctgctgcGGCGCACAAAAG AAACACTACTTGATGGAGAACCAATCATAAAAATACCTCCAAAGACAATCGAGCTGAAGAAAATAAATTTCACACAAGAGGAGCGATATTTCTATTTGGCACTTGAAGAAGGTTCGCGGCAAAAGTTCAAG AAATTTGCTGTTGCTGGGACGATAAAACAAAACTACGCAAACATTCTTGTATTGCTGCTGCGGCTTCGGCAGGCTTGTGATCACCCTTATCTTCTGAAGGATGATAATCATGCAAATTTGACCAACCCGGCTTCCATAGAAATGGCAAAACAGCTTCCTAGGGAAATAGTGACAAACTTGCTGGAACATTTGGAAGTACGGCATCCAACTTGTTGCATATGCGCG GAGCCACCTGAAAATGCTGTTATAACAACATGCTGCCATATTTTCTGCTATGAATGTGTACTTGAAAGCTTGAGTGAAGAAGAAGTCTGCCCCGTTTGCAAACAGAAATTAAGTGCTGAATTCGTTTTTTCACGTCCAGTATTAAGGCTCTGTCTCTCTGATGAGTTGGAGTCTTATGAATCATCTGCAGCAGCAGCAGATGAATCATCCGCAGCAGCAGATGAATCGTCCCCAATTTGTGAAAAGAGTTACATATCCTCAAAGGTCCAGGCTGCCGTCGACACACTTAACTTAATCTTCAACACACCTGCCCTTACTGATAGTGATTCTATCGAATCAAGTCCTAGCAAAGTAGCTCCTTCTAAGGCAATAGTCTTCTCCCAGTGGACTGGTATGCTGGACGTGTTGGAGCTTTCACTGAATAGCAATCTTATAAACTTCCGGAGGCTTGATGGGTCAATGTCCCTCGATGTCCGAGGAGCAGCAGTGGAGGAGTTTAAGACTGACCCAGAG GTAAGAGTAATGCTCATGTCCCTGAAGGCTGGTAATCTTGGTCTAAACATGATAGTGGCTTGCCATGTGATTATGCTTGATCCCTGGTGGAACCCTTATGCTGAGGACCAGGCAGTTGACAGAGCTCACAGAATTGGTCAGACCCAGCCTGTGACTGTCACTCGTTTTACCGTTAATGAGACAGTGGAAGATCGTATTTTAGCCCTCCAG GCGAAAAAGAGAGAGATGGTGGAATCCGCTTTCGGCGAGAAATCTGGTGGCATTGCAACTCGGCTCACCGTAGAAGATCTCGGGTATCTCTTCAACGTATAG
- the LOC127336079 gene encoding uncharacterized protein produces MEAEAEIPEEAKPPRMNRRQWKAARGNREDKWTRKDRLLREANAEKRREQEAAEAAADAAAEAANKEDPEAAIATRYRESWIQIFSRSHGSYEDATSIPPMRYTDEPPPPYTRVGYADSVVIFSVKVTQVNQCLEWPLDVYGIVAARDSVDRNRNLIFNRTRDNCQTLTPEDASLSLTGPTRAIVIFDPVNYEVELKVKGDTPSQDKFLSLLLIEDKYYASGEPCHGVHCHTYSSKLSTVELTIGHLAQTVEATITFQVIEGSWPTHHHGRFVARMARLNDLEMVLLDSRDGMVSVMSDGVIELSRCVVPVEADGELKLWVDAWQGNDQADVVGKDQVTFAPRKAGRSEDTCDVGFCKMRVNVVWSLVVNW; encoded by the exons atggaggcggaggcggagatcCCCGAGGAAGCGAAGCCGCCGAGGATGAACCGCAGGCAGTGGAAGGCCGCGAGGGGGAACCGCGAGGACAAGTGGACGAGGAAGGACCGCCTGCTGCGGGAAGCGAACGCGGAGAAACGCCGCGAGCAGGAGgccgcggaggcggcggcggacgcggcggcggaagcggcgaACAAAGAGGACCCGgaggccgccatcgcgacgcgctACCGCGAGAGCTGGATCCAGATATTCTCCCGCTCCCACGGCTCCTACGAGGACGCCA CCTCTATTCCACCGATGCGGTACACCGACGAGCCCCCGCCGCCCTATACCCGTGTAGGCTATGCTGATTCCGTGGTCATCTTCTCGGTGAAGGTGACACAAGTAAACCAGTGCCTCGAGTGGCCGCTGGATGTATACGGCATCGTTGCTGCGCGGGATTCAGTAGACCGCAATCGGAACCTCATCTTCAACCGCACCAGAGACAATTGCCAGACGCTCACCCCGGAG GATGCCTCTCTATCGTTGACTGGTCCTACCCGTGCTATCGTGATCTTTGATCCTGTCAACTACGAGGTCGAGCTGAAAGTGAAGGGAGACACGCCTTCTCAAGATAAATTCCTAAGCCTTCTACTCATTGAGGACAAGTACTATGCTTCTGGTGAACCTTGCCATGGAGTTCACTGCCACACATACTCTTCTAAGCTAAGCACAGTGGAGTTGACAATCGGCCATCTTGCACAAACAGTAGAGGCTACTATCACATTTCAGGTCATCGAGGGATCCTGGCCAACTCACCATCATGGGCGATTTGTTGCACGTATGGCTCGTCTCAATGATCTGGAGATGGTGCTGCTTGATTCTCGGGATGGCATGGTGTCTGTCATGAGTGATGGTGTGATTGAGCTTTCACGATGTGTTGTGCCCGTCGAAGCAGATGGAGAACTGAAGCTTTGGGTGGATGCATGGCAGGGCAATGACCAGGCTGATGTTGTTGGCAAAGATCAAGTAACATTTGCACCTAGAAAAGCAGGTAGAAGTGAGGATACGTGTGATGTTGGGTTTTGTAAGATGCGAGTCAATGTTGTTTGGTCTCTTGTTGTGAACTGGTGA